Proteins from a single region of Cupriavidus sp. MP-37:
- a CDS encoding bifunctional diguanylate cyclase/phosphodiesterase, which produces MIALSSVLLLLAALLGVAAALGVRAGRADQPAGSRSLRVLTWSAALLSQLSIGMPVLVVGLSGSVPAVHDTAQLAASFAAAAAATTAVKLLVQWLRQGARLWRGAALMAVVAGAGLVAAAGTHLGRSCGAGTVTARDCIDAAGLPHPAWLAGGLTALCALLFAVHRAQSRGWLPAPARAEAALADELADDLPSLHRGAEPRLARRGARVPGRPGRLTVRAGARGQDTVGEYSVATVMPDRVAFGRWLDQAIGHARLAETGCAVLLIHIADYREVDEVFEVRADDILAQDAGALAQAVLEPHDFLARLARDEFAVGVPELVHHGRAQELGSRMLGSLAEFIAARGLQMQIGVNIGIAIYPRDAHTSETLMQAARVSLAEARQSGSNQVRLFNSAAGERARRTRVIRRDLWVAIQDDTLSLQFQPKYDARRRTVVGAEALCRWRHPALGQVSPAEFIAVAEQSGQIDKLDDWVLTSVCRQVRQWRDAGVPTVPVAINVSGLRFASRNFPQYLLEQIHQHDIPPSAITLEITETAAMKDIGKSLETLAELQSLGIQVALDDFGSGYSSLGYLKRLRVGTLKIDRTLIGGLDTDAQGRAIVGSMVALAHELRMKVVAEGVESASQLEILNEMGCDEVQGYLLSLPLDAGGFAEALRGQAGG; this is translated from the coding sequence ATGATTGCCCTGAGTTCCGTCCTGTTGCTGCTGGCTGCCCTGCTGGGCGTAGCCGCCGCCCTTGGCGTTCGCGCCGGGCGCGCGGACCAGCCGGCCGGCAGCCGGTCGCTGCGCGTACTGACGTGGTCGGCGGCGCTGCTGTCGCAATTGAGCATCGGCATGCCGGTGCTGGTGGTGGGCCTGTCGGGTAGCGTGCCGGCCGTCCACGACACGGCGCAGCTGGCGGCCAGCTTTGCCGCCGCGGCGGCGGCCACCACGGCGGTCAAGCTGCTGGTGCAGTGGCTGCGCCAGGGCGCGCGCCTGTGGCGCGGCGCGGCGCTGATGGCGGTGGTGGCCGGGGCCGGGCTGGTCGCGGCCGCCGGCACGCACCTGGGGCGCTCGTGCGGCGCGGGCACGGTCACCGCGCGCGATTGCATCGACGCCGCCGGCCTGCCACATCCGGCCTGGCTGGCGGGCGGGCTGACCGCGCTGTGCGCGCTGCTCTTCGCGGTCCACCGGGCCCAGTCGCGCGGCTGGCTGCCGGCGCCGGCGCGCGCCGAAGCCGCGCTGGCCGATGAACTGGCCGATGACCTGCCCAGCCTGCACCGCGGCGCCGAGCCGCGGCTGGCGCGGCGCGGCGCGCGGGTTCCCGGGCGCCCGGGACGCCTGACCGTGCGTGCCGGGGCGCGCGGCCAGGACACGGTGGGCGAATACAGCGTGGCGACGGTGATGCCCGACCGCGTCGCGTTCGGCCGCTGGCTGGACCAGGCCATCGGCCACGCCCGCCTGGCCGAGACCGGCTGCGCCGTGCTGCTGATCCATATCGCCGATTACCGCGAAGTCGACGAGGTGTTCGAAGTCCGCGCCGACGATATCCTGGCCCAGGACGCCGGCGCGCTGGCTCAGGCGGTGCTGGAGCCGCACGACTTCCTGGCGCGGCTGGCGCGCGACGAGTTTGCCGTGGGCGTGCCCGAGCTGGTCCACCATGGCCGCGCGCAGGAACTGGGCTCGCGCATGCTGGGCTCGCTGGCGGAGTTCATCGCTGCGCGCGGGCTGCAGATGCAGATCGGCGTGAATATCGGCATCGCCATCTATCCGCGCGACGCGCATACCTCCGAAACGCTGATGCAGGCCGCCCGCGTCAGCCTCGCCGAAGCGCGCCAGAGCGGGTCGAACCAGGTGCGCCTGTTCAACAGCGCCGCCGGCGAGCGCGCGCGCCGCACCCGCGTGATCCGGCGCGACCTGTGGGTGGCGATCCAGGACGATACGCTGTCGCTGCAGTTCCAGCCCAAGTACGACGCGCGCCGCCGCACCGTGGTCGGCGCCGAGGCGCTCTGCCGCTGGCGCCATCCCGCGCTGGGCCAGGTCAGCCCCGCCGAGTTCATCGCCGTGGCCGAGCAGTCGGGCCAGATCGACAAGCTCGACGACTGGGTCCTGACCAGCGTGTGCCGCCAGGTGCGCCAGTGGCGCGACGCCGGCGTGCCGACCGTGCCGGTGGCGATCAATGTCTCGGGGCTGCGCTTTGCCAGCCGCAACTTCCCGCAATACCTGCTGGAGCAGATCCACCAGCACGACATCCCGCCCTCGGCGATCACTCTGGAAATCACCGAGACCGCGGCGATGAAGGACATCGGCAAGTCGCTGGAAACGCTGGCCGAGCTGCAGTCGCTGGGCATCCAGGTGGCGCTGGACGATTTCGGCAGCGGCTATTCCAGCCTGGGCTACCTCAAGCGGCTGCGCGTGGGCACGCTCAAGATCGACCGCACGCTGATCGGCGGGCTCGATACCGATGCGCAGGGGCGCGCCATCGTCGGTTCGATGGTGGCGCTGGCGCACGAGCTGCGCATGAAGGTGGTGGCCGAAGGCGTGGAATCGGCGTCGCAGCTGGAGATTCTCAACGAGATGGGGTGCGACGAGGTGCAGGGGTACCTGTTGTCGCTGCCGCTGGATGCTGGGGGGTTTGCGGAGGCGTTGCGGGGGCAGGCTGGGGGGTGA
- a CDS encoding chemotaxis protein CheW, which translates to MQHIDKADGAGEEFLAFTLGREEYGVDILKVQEIRGYESVTQIANAPDYIKGVINLRGIIVPIIDLRIKFRQPNVSYDQYTVVIIVDLNERTTGIVVDGVSDVLTLSAAQIKPTPHFSGELATDYIRGLGSVEQRMLILVDIEKLLNTEELAALEAVS; encoded by the coding sequence ATGCAGCACATCGACAAGGCAGACGGCGCGGGCGAGGAGTTCCTGGCCTTTACCCTCGGCCGCGAGGAATACGGCGTCGATATCCTGAAGGTGCAGGAGATCCGCGGCTACGAGTCGGTCACCCAGATCGCGAATGCGCCCGACTACATCAAGGGCGTGATCAACCTGCGCGGCATCATCGTGCCGATCATCGACCTGCGCATCAAGTTCCGCCAGCCCAACGTCAGCTACGACCAGTACACGGTCGTGATCATCGTCGACCTGAACGAGCGCACCACCGGCATCGTGGTGGATGGCGTCTCCGACGTGCTCACGCTGAGCGCCGCGCAGATCAAGCCCACGCCGCACTTCTCCGGCGAACTGGCGACCGACTACATCCGCGGCCTGGGCTCGGTCGAGCAGCGCATGCTGATCCTGGTCGATATCGAGAAGCTGCTCAATACCGAAGAACTGGCCGCACTGGAAGCGGTGTCCTGA
- a CDS encoding methyl-accepting chemotaxis protein, whose translation MHWFNQLRVTTRLVAGFLVVAVIGAVMGLLGVVNMGRMADWTGKIYHDDLRALKAVQDANINLVYASRAQIALLSASTMGERTVEKEQIAKSLAAMDERIRQVAGAFERPEGKALVKQYQDLSPAFRARMEKYVELVSKQPLDTSQFESQVFSESADLLKDSHALEAVMLQMVKRRDDRARNNMEEARSVYDETRLWMLGLVLGGLALSVLLGVLLARALSRQLGGEPGYAAAIAARIAEGDFSSPVTTRAGDKSSLVYAMQQMQQQLSRMVRDFKASAESIGSASREIAAGNNDLSQRTEQQAASLEQTASSMEELTSTVRQNADNARQASGLAANASDTAVRGGEVVGRVVQTMDEINDASKKIVDIIGVIEGIAFQTNILALNAAVEAARAGEQGRGFAVVAGEVRSLAQRSANAAKEIKGLIGDTVARVDNGSALVGQAGKTMDEIVQAVKRVTDIMGEISAASAEQSSGIEQVNQAVAQMDEVTQQNAALVEEAAAAAGALEEQASRLQSAVATFRLAAEDERAERFEVLPAAATAPARAQRAAGAVRAIAAGKRAAKLPMAKAEAASADEAPHDAVEPAPAKPVPRAAAVTPRPALAAADNGDWSAF comes from the coding sequence ATGCATTGGTTCAATCAATTGCGCGTCACGACCAGGCTGGTTGCCGGATTCCTGGTCGTTGCCGTGATCGGCGCCGTGATGGGGCTGCTGGGCGTCGTCAACATGGGCCGCATGGCCGACTGGACCGGCAAGATCTACCACGACGACCTGCGCGCGCTGAAGGCGGTGCAGGACGCCAACATCAACCTGGTCTACGCCAGCCGCGCGCAGATCGCGCTGCTGTCGGCATCGACCATGGGCGAGCGCACGGTCGAGAAAGAGCAGATCGCCAAATCGCTGGCCGCGATGGATGAGCGCATCCGCCAGGTAGCCGGCGCCTTCGAGCGGCCGGAGGGCAAGGCGCTGGTCAAGCAGTACCAGGATCTGTCGCCGGCGTTCCGCGCGCGCATGGAAAAGTATGTTGAGCTGGTCAGCAAGCAGCCGCTGGATACCTCGCAGTTCGAGAGCCAGGTGTTCTCCGAAAGCGCTGACCTGCTCAAGGACAGCCACGCGCTGGAAGCGGTGATGCTGCAGATGGTCAAGCGCCGCGACGACCGCGCCCGCAACAACATGGAAGAAGCGCGCAGCGTCTACGACGAGACCCGGCTGTGGATGCTGGGCCTGGTGCTGGGCGGGCTGGCGCTGTCGGTGCTGCTCGGTGTGCTGCTGGCACGCGCGCTGTCGCGCCAGCTGGGCGGCGAGCCGGGCTATGCCGCGGCCATCGCCGCGCGCATTGCCGAGGGCGATTTCTCCTCGCCGGTGACCACGCGCGCCGGCGACAAGAGCAGCCTGGTCTATGCGATGCAGCAGATGCAGCAGCAGCTGTCGCGCATGGTGCGGGATTTCAAGGCCTCGGCCGAATCGATCGGCAGCGCCTCGCGCGAGATTGCCGCGGGCAACAACGACCTGTCGCAGCGCACCGAGCAGCAGGCGGCGTCGCTGGAGCAGACCGCGTCGAGCATGGAAGAGCTGACCAGCACGGTGCGCCAGAACGCGGACAACGCGCGCCAGGCCAGCGGGCTGGCGGCCAACGCTTCGGACACTGCCGTGCGCGGCGGCGAAGTGGTGGGCCGGGTGGTGCAGACCATGGACGAGATCAACGATGCCTCGAAGAAGATCGTCGACATCATCGGCGTGATCGAGGGCATTGCGTTCCAGACCAATATCCTGGCGCTGAACGCTGCGGTGGAAGCGGCGCGCGCCGGTGAGCAGGGCCGCGGCTTCGCAGTGGTGGCGGGCGAGGTGCGCAGCCTGGCGCAGCGCAGCGCCAACGCGGCCAAGGAGATCAAGGGCCTGATCGGCGATACCGTGGCGCGCGTCGACAACGGCTCGGCGCTGGTTGGCCAGGCCGGCAAGACCATGGACGAGATCGTGCAGGCGGTCAAGCGCGTGACCGACATCATGGGCGAGATCAGCGCGGCGTCGGCCGAGCAGAGCTCGGGCATCGAACAGGTGAACCAGGCGGTCGCGCAGATGGATGAGGTGACGCAGCAGAACGCGGCGCTGGTCGAAGAAGCCGCCGCCGCGGCGGGCGCGCTGGAAGAGCAGGCCAGCCGCCTGCAGTCCGCAGTGGCCACCTTCCGACTCGCCGCGGAGGACGAGCGCGCGGAGCGCTTCGAGGTGTTGCCGGCCGCCGCGACGGCGCCCGCCAGGGCCCAGCGCGCCGCGGGCGCAGTGCGTGCCATTGCCGCGGGCAAGCGTGCGGCCAAGCTGCCGATGGCAAAGGCGGAAGCCGCGAGCGCGGATGAAGCCCCGCACGACGCAGTCGAGCCGGCGCCAGCAAAGCCGGTGCCGCGCGCAGCGGCCGTGACGCCGCGGCCGGCCCTCGCCGCTGCCGACAACGGCGATTGGAGCGCGTTCTGA
- the galE gene encoding UDP-glucose 4-epimerase GalE: MPETLLLTGATGYIASHTWVALLNAGYHVIGLDNLCNSSPAVIDRLATITGQAPHFVQGDVRDRALLDRLFAEHRISAVIHFAALKAVGESVSQPLAYYSNNLDGLLTVCAAMGAAGVKQLVFSSSATVYGNPHTVPILEDFPLSATNPYGQTKLMGEQILRDLEKSDPAWRIAYLRYFNPVGAHESGLIGEDPRGIPNNLMPYVAQVAGGRREQLMVFGGDYPTVDGTGVRDYIHVCDLADGHLAALNYLSRQGRGMTVNLGTGRGYSVLEVVQAYQRASGRPVPYQIVERRPGDIAACYADPALANELLGWRAQHDLDRMCQDSWRWQSMNPHGFDA; the protein is encoded by the coding sequence ATGCCTGAAACCCTGCTGCTGACCGGTGCCACCGGCTATATCGCCTCGCATACCTGGGTCGCGCTGCTCAATGCCGGCTACCACGTGATCGGCCTGGATAATCTGTGCAACAGCAGCCCGGCCGTGATCGACAGGCTTGCCACCATTACCGGCCAGGCCCCGCATTTTGTGCAGGGCGACGTGCGCGACCGCGCGCTGCTGGACCGGCTCTTTGCCGAACACCGCATCAGCGCGGTGATCCATTTTGCCGCGCTCAAGGCGGTGGGCGAATCGGTCAGCCAGCCGCTGGCCTATTACAGCAACAACCTCGATGGCTTGCTGACGGTCTGTGCCGCCATGGGCGCGGCCGGGGTGAAACAACTGGTGTTCAGTTCCTCGGCCACGGTTTATGGCAATCCGCACACCGTGCCGATCCTGGAGGATTTCCCGCTGTCGGCGACCAACCCCTATGGCCAGACCAAGCTGATGGGCGAGCAAATCCTGCGCGACCTGGAAAAATCGGATCCGGCATGGCGCATTGCCTACCTGCGTTATTTCAATCCGGTCGGCGCGCATGAAAGCGGCCTGATCGGCGAAGATCCGCGCGGCATTCCCAACAACCTGATGCCTTATGTGGCGCAGGTGGCGGGCGGCCGCCGCGAGCAACTGATGGTATTCGGCGGTGATTACCCCACCGTGGACGGCACCGGCGTGCGCGACTATATCCACGTCTGCGACCTGGCCGACGGCCACCTGGCGGCGCTCAATTATCTAAGCCGGCAGGGCCGCGGCATGACCGTGAACCTGGGCACCGGGCGCGGCTACAGCGTGCTGGAGGTGGTGCAGGCCTACCAGCGCGCCAGCGGCAGGCCGGTGCCGTACCAGATCGTGGAGCGACGCCCCGGCGATATCGCCGCCTGCTATGCCGACCCGGCGCTGGCCAACGAACTGCTTGGCTGGCGCGCGCAGCATGACCTCGACCGCATGTGCCAGGACTCATGGCGCTGGCAGTCGATGAACCCGCACGGCTTCGACGCCTGA
- a CDS encoding response regulator yields the protein MSLPSILVVDDSPSLRRMIGACLRAGGFDVTEAADGDQAHALALAGNFGMLVTDQVMPGMDGLTLIRSLRATPRYARMPILMLTTEQDGNIREQARAAGASGFLPKPFDPDGLMQAVAALLDAAPPTSEG from the coding sequence ATGTCATTGCCCAGCATCCTCGTCGTCGACGATTCTCCCTCGCTACGCCGCATGATCGGCGCCTGCCTGCGGGCCGGAGGATTCGACGTGACCGAGGCCGCGGACGGCGACCAGGCGCATGCGCTGGCGCTCGCGGGCAACTTCGGCATGCTGGTTACCGACCAGGTCATGCCAGGCATGGACGGCCTGACGCTGATCCGCAGCCTGCGCGCGACGCCGCGCTATGCGCGCATGCCGATCCTGATGCTGACCACCGAGCAGGACGGCAACATCCGCGAGCAGGCCCGCGCCGCGGGCGCGTCGGGCTTCCTGCCCAAGCCGTTCGACCCGGACGGGCTGATGCAGGCCGTGGCCGCGCTGCTGGACGCGGCACCCCCTACGTCGGAAGGGTAA
- a CDS encoding methyl-accepting chemotaxis protein, which produces MSFHNNIQIKTLLRGAMGILSLLLLLVGGAGLYGISQSNDALRETYANQLGSTVALSDAMLATTRMRLALDRNVMMGEQDDPKVNVDRSRVFVEASDAAWKRYMSLPQNAEEQALAAELGKQRQAFMEQGVLPLQAASLAGNQEEAVRLAKKVLPDLQRSMSSAHEKLQKFQMAAGESNFAAAQASFARIRMLSIVMIVLGLAIAALCTVTLNRAIVAPVQEALAVFERIARGDLTARITSISKNEIGRMMQALAAMQASLSGIVAEVRSGADSMASATQQISTGNLDLSQRTEEQASSLEQTAASMEELTTVVRQNADNARQAGVLASEASQIALKGGDVVGRVVDTMNEINGASRKVVEIISVIEGIAFQTNILALNAAVEAARAGEQGRGFAVVAGEVRSLAQRSASAAKEIEALISESGQRVESGTRLVAEAGQTMGEIVQAVRRVTDIMNEIGAASQEQTSGIEQVSQAVTQMDQVTQQNAALVEEAAAAAGALEEQAQKLKNVVSVFTVGAAAAPAMAAPAMAAQAAAKAVAKAVPSATPAAPAVAAASRAARTAAMRGTPAAAASKPASGPASGPASRPASAPAARPAARPALAAAGGDDDWSAF; this is translated from the coding sequence ATGTCCTTCCACAACAATATTCAGATCAAGACCCTGCTACGGGGCGCCATGGGAATCCTGTCGCTGCTGCTGTTGCTGGTCGGCGGGGCCGGCCTGTACGGCATCTCGCAGAGCAACGACGCGCTCAGGGAAACCTATGCCAACCAGCTTGGCTCGACCGTGGCGCTCAGCGACGCGATGCTGGCCACCACGCGCATGCGGCTGGCGCTGGACCGCAACGTGATGATGGGCGAGCAGGACGATCCCAAGGTCAACGTGGATCGCTCCCGCGTGTTCGTGGAGGCGTCGGACGCGGCATGGAAACGCTATATGAGCCTGCCGCAGAATGCAGAAGAGCAGGCGCTGGCGGCGGAACTGGGCAAGCAGCGCCAGGCCTTCATGGAGCAGGGCGTGCTGCCGCTGCAGGCGGCGTCGCTGGCGGGCAACCAGGAAGAGGCCGTGCGGCTGGCAAAGAAGGTTCTGCCTGACCTGCAGCGCAGCATGTCGAGCGCGCACGAGAAGCTGCAGAAGTTCCAGATGGCGGCGGGCGAGTCGAACTTTGCCGCGGCGCAGGCCAGCTTTGCGCGCATCCGCATGCTGTCGATCGTGATGATCGTGCTGGGCTTGGCGATTGCCGCGCTGTGCACGGTCACGCTGAACCGCGCCATCGTCGCGCCGGTGCAAGAGGCGCTGGCGGTGTTCGAGCGCATCGCCCGCGGCGACCTGACCGCGCGCATCACCAGCATCTCGAAGAACGAGATCGGGCGCATGATGCAGGCACTGGCGGCGATGCAGGCAAGCCTGTCGGGCATCGTTGCCGAAGTGCGCAGCGGCGCGGATTCGATGGCGTCGGCCACGCAGCAGATTTCCACCGGCAACCTGGACCTGTCGCAGCGCACCGAGGAACAGGCCTCGTCGCTGGAACAGACCGCCGCGAGCATGGAAGAGCTGACCACGGTGGTGCGCCAGAACGCCGACAACGCGCGCCAGGCCGGCGTGCTGGCAAGCGAGGCCTCGCAGATCGCGCTCAAGGGCGGCGACGTGGTGGGCCGCGTGGTTGACACCATGAACGAGATCAACGGCGCCTCGCGCAAGGTGGTGGAAATCATCAGCGTGATCGAGGGCATTGCCTTCCAGACCAATATCCTGGCGCTCAATGCCGCGGTGGAAGCGGCCCGCGCCGGCGAGCAGGGACGCGGCTTTGCCGTGGTGGCGGGCGAGGTGCGCAGCCTGGCGCAGCGCTCGGCCTCGGCCGCCAAGGAGATCGAGGCGCTGATCAGCGAGTCGGGCCAGCGCGTGGAGAGCGGCACCCGGCTGGTGGCCGAAGCCGGCCAGACCATGGGCGAGATCGTGCAGGCGGTGCGCCGGGTCACGGACATCATGAACGAGATCGGCGCCGCGTCGCAGGAGCAGACCAGCGGCATCGAGCAGGTCAGCCAGGCCGTGACCCAGATGGACCAGGTCACGCAGCAGAACGCCGCGCTGGTCGAAGAGGCTGCCGCCGCTGCCGGTGCGCTGGAAGAGCAGGCGCAGAAGCTCAAGAACGTGGTCTCGGTGTTCACGGTCGGCGCCGCAGCGGCGCCGGCCATGGCGGCACCGGCCATGGCGGCGCAGGCAGCGGCAAAGGCCGTGGCAAAGGCGGTGCCATCGGCAACGCCGGCAGCGCCTGCCGTCGCCGCTGCCAGCCGTGCGGCGCGCACCGCGGCGATGCGTGGCACGCCGGCCGCAGCTGCGAGCAAGCCGGCTAGTGGCCCTGCAAGTGGCCCTGCAAGCCGACCTGCAAGCGCACCGGCAGCAAGGCCGGCAGCACGGCCGGCACTGGCTGCGGCCGGCGGCGATGATGACTGGAGCGCGTTCTAA
- a CDS encoding tyrosine-type recombinase/integrase, with protein sequence MTTKPSATQLEQAALFDADLAAWRDHPERAFDGWLAQHGFRHGTSVVYRAMWGKLLRWSAERGLPPLSWSAEQIGEFLDAQQLHKSHRYRYARLIERVFHHLSRLREGLHNPGSQAVRAHLAEGENDPTAFLLPGERDLLVARILGPAGVPAGDSGAEASPTQWKRARDAALLAALLGGGLKVAEARALRTDVIADGAAGRMALRMVRADNGRAYTVPLFPLAHAPLRAWLALREASGTLGSLVFPAMPTGRPMHAASIYRRVEILLDEAGVLAGRSERASPQTLRNTCAAMHFEAGTAPAEVAQCLGMRDLESGWRLRAAYEAWQARAGLAAPASAASG encoded by the coding sequence GTGACCACCAAGCCCAGCGCCACCCAACTCGAGCAGGCGGCCTTGTTCGATGCCGACCTGGCCGCCTGGCGCGACCATCCCGAGCGCGCGTTCGACGGCTGGCTGGCGCAGCACGGTTTTCGCCATGGCACCAGCGTGGTGTACCGCGCGATGTGGGGCAAGCTGCTGCGCTGGTCGGCCGAACGCGGCCTGCCGCCGCTGAGCTGGTCCGCCGAGCAGATCGGCGAATTCCTGGACGCCCAGCAGCTGCACAAATCACACCGCTACCGCTATGCGCGGCTGATCGAACGGGTGTTCCACCACCTGTCCCGCTTGCGCGAGGGCCTGCACAATCCGGGCAGCCAGGCGGTGCGCGCGCACCTGGCCGAGGGCGAAAACGACCCCACGGCCTTCCTGCTGCCCGGCGAGCGCGACTTGCTGGTGGCGCGCATCCTTGGCCCGGCCGGCGTGCCGGCCGGCGATTCCGGCGCCGAGGCGTCGCCGACGCAATGGAAGCGCGCCCGCGACGCGGCGCTGCTGGCGGCGCTCCTCGGCGGCGGCCTGAAGGTGGCCGAGGCGCGCGCGCTGCGCACCGACGTGATCGCCGACGGCGCCGCCGGGCGGATGGCGCTGCGCATGGTGCGCGCCGACAACGGCCGGGCCTATACGGTGCCCCTGTTCCCGTTGGCGCATGCGCCGCTGCGTGCCTGGCTGGCACTGCGCGAGGCCTCCGGCACGCTCGGCAGCCTGGTGTTCCCGGCCATGCCGACGGGGCGGCCGATGCATGCGGCATCCATCTACCGGCGCGTGGAAATCCTGCTCGATGAAGCCGGCGTGCTCGCCGGGCGCAGCGAACGCGCATCGCCGCAGACCCTGCGCAATACCTGCGCGGCCATGCATTTCGAGGCTGGCACGGCGCCGGCCGAGGTGGCACAGTGCCTGGGCATGCGCGACCTGGAATCGGGCTGGCGGCTGCGCGCGGCGTACGAGGCCTGGCAGGCGCGGGCCGGGCTGGCGGCGCCAGCATCGGCGGCCTCTGGCTGA
- a CDS encoding PAS domain-containing methyl-accepting chemotaxis protein, which produces MRNNQPVTQREYQLSPSDYLISRTDLKGRITFANRTFIEASGFTAEELLGAPHNLVRHPDMPPEAFADLWQDLQAGRTWMGVVKNRRKNGDFYWVNATVTPTRVDGRVVGYTSVRSMATREQVQAAAAAYARLRAGRADGLAIRHGAVVRTGLRGLAQRLLRLNLKRRILWAQAGGLVWFLAALVAVEALGGAGAAPLRPWLWGGFALALASSFAAGTMLLARVNRPVRDMLDFALRMGAGDLTTRFDHRSTDEIGALAQAMQTMQRSLLSVVHEIQEGMASISTATRQVAAGNNDLSQRTEQQAASLEQTASSMEELTSTVRQNADNARQASGLAANASDTAVRGGEVVGRVVQTMDEINDASKKIVDIIGVIEGIAFQTNILALNAAVEAARAGEQGRGFAVVAGEVRSLAQRSANAAKEIKGLIGDTVARVDNGSALVGQAGKTMDEIVQAVKRVTDIMGEISAASAEQSSGIEQVNQAVAQMDEVTQQNAALVEEAAAAAGALEEQALRLRDAVATFRVSMQAEVRPQRQPAQARGAAALAPA; this is translated from the coding sequence ATGCGAAACAACCAACCCGTCACGCAGCGCGAGTACCAGCTGTCTCCCTCTGACTACCTGATCTCGCGCACCGACCTCAAGGGCCGTATCACCTTTGCCAACCGCACCTTCATCGAGGCCAGCGGCTTTACGGCAGAAGAATTGCTGGGCGCGCCGCATAACCTGGTGCGCCATCCCGACATGCCGCCCGAGGCCTTTGCCGACCTGTGGCAAGACCTGCAGGCCGGGCGCACGTGGATGGGCGTGGTCAAGAACCGCCGCAAGAACGGCGACTTCTACTGGGTCAATGCCACCGTGACGCCGACGCGCGTCGACGGCCGCGTGGTCGGCTACACCTCGGTGCGCTCGATGGCGACGCGCGAGCAGGTGCAGGCTGCGGCCGCTGCCTATGCGCGCTTGCGCGCGGGACGTGCCGACGGGCTGGCGATCCGTCATGGCGCGGTGGTGCGCACCGGCTTGCGTGGCCTGGCGCAGCGGCTGCTGCGGCTGAACCTGAAGCGCCGCATCCTGTGGGCGCAGGCCGGCGGCCTGGTGTGGTTCCTGGCCGCGCTGGTCGCGGTGGAAGCGCTGGGCGGCGCGGGCGCCGCGCCGTTGCGCCCGTGGCTGTGGGGCGGCTTTGCGCTGGCGCTGGCCTCGTCCTTCGCCGCCGGCACGATGCTGCTGGCGCGCGTGAACCGGCCGGTGCGCGACATGCTGGACTTCGCGCTGCGCATGGGCGCGGGCGACCTGACCACGCGCTTCGACCACCGCAGCACCGACGAGATCGGCGCGCTGGCGCAGGCGATGCAGACCATGCAGCGCAGCCTGCTGTCGGTGGTGCATGAGATCCAGGAAGGCATGGCCAGCATCTCGACCGCGACGCGCCAGGTGGCGGCGGGCAACAACGACCTGTCGCAGCGCACCGAGCAGCAGGCGGCGTCGCTGGAGCAGACCGCGTCGAGCATGGAAGAGCTGACCAGCACGGTGCGCCAGAACGCGGACAACGCGCGCCAGGCCAGCGGGCTGGCGGCCAACGCTTCGGACACTGCCGTGCGCGGCGGCGAAGTGGTGGGCCGGGTGGTGCAGACCATGGACGAGATCAACGATGCCTCGAAGAAGATCGTCGACATCATCGGCGTGATCGAGGGCATTGCGTTCCAGACCAATATCCTGGCGCTGAACGCTGCGGTGGAAGCGGCGCGCGCCGGTGAGCAGGGCCGCGGCTTCGCAGTGGTGGCGGGCGAGGTGCGCAGCCTGGCGCAGCGCAGCGCCAACGCGGCCAAGGAGATCAAGGGCCTGATCGGCGATACCGTGGCGCGCGTCGACAACGGCTCGGCGCTGGTTGGCCAGGCCGGCAAGACCATGGACGAGATCGTGCAGGCGGTCAAGCGCGTGACCGACATCATGGGCGAGATCAGCGCGGCGTCGGCCGAGCAGAGCTCGGGCATCGAACAGGTGAACCAGGCGGTCGCGCAGATGGATGAGGTGACGCAGCAGAACGCGGCGCTGGTCGAAGAAGCCGCCGCCGCGGCGGGCGCGCTGGAAGAACAGGCGCTGCGGCTACGCGATGCCGTGGCGACCTTCCGCGTCAGCATGCAGGCGGAGGTGCGCCCGCAGCGCCAGCCCGCGCAGGCGCGCGGCGCTGCGGCGCTGGCACCGGCCTAG
- a CDS encoding H-NS family nucleoid-associated regulatory protein has translation MATYQEIVQKISELQKQAEEIKAREQSAVIADIREKIEQYGLTAEDLGFGAKAPAGKKAANRKVPVRYRDSAGNTWTGRGKRPGWLTQALAQGKSVEDFLIR, from the coding sequence ATGGCGACGTATCAGGAAATCGTTCAGAAAATCAGCGAACTGCAGAAGCAAGCCGAGGAAATCAAGGCGCGCGAACAATCCGCGGTGATCGCGGATATTCGCGAGAAAATCGAGCAATATGGCCTGACCGCGGAAGACCTCGGTTTTGGCGCGAAGGCCCCGGCCGGCAAGAAGGCGGCCAACCGCAAGGTGCCGGTGCGTTATCGCGACAGCGCCGGCAATACCTGGACCGGCCGCGGCAAGCGTCCGGGCTGGCTGACCCAGGCCCTGGCCCAGGGCAAATCGGTCGAGGACTTCCTGATCCGCTGA